The sequence CTGGCGCCGAACGGGATGGTGATTGCGGAGGTGCGCGACACGGGCATCGGCATCGCGCCGGAGGCGCTGGGGCGCATCTTCGACCCGTTCTACACGACGAAGCCGCCGGGAGTGGGCACGGGGCTGGGGTTGTCGCTGTGCCACGCGTACGTGTCGGCGATGGGAGGCACCATCTCCGTGGAGAGCGAGCCCGGCAAGGGCACGGTGTTCCGCGTGACGCTCCGGCGCGCGCTTCCCGAGTCCATGGCGGCGCAGGCGCCAAGAGCGGCGCGAGAGTCCGGGGCGATGCCGGCATTGCAGTTGCCGCGTGCGGCGCGCGAGTCCGGCTCGATGCCGGCGGTGCAGCTGCCACGAGCGGCGCGAGAGTCCGGCTCGATGCCGGCGGTGCAGCCGTCGCGCGAAGCCCGTGAGTCGAGTGCGATGCCTGTCGCGCAGACGCAGGGCGCCGCGGCGGAGTCGAGGCCGTCTGAGCAGGTGTCTGGCACAGCGGTGGAGTCGAAGCTGGCCGCGCAGACACAGGGTGCCGTGGTGGAGTCGAAGCCGTCCGCGCAGGTGTTGGGGTCCACCATGGAGTCGACATACGCATCTGCCATGCAGAGCGCCGCGCGAGAGTCTTTGCAGACGCCGGGACGTCAGGAGTCGAGCCCTGCCCATGAGTCGCAGTCGGTGCCTGCCACGCAGGGCTGGACCTCCACGCGCGAGTCGAGGTCGATGCCGGCGGTACAAGACTCGGGCATCTCGCGCGAGTCGCGGTCCATGCCGGCCGTGCAGGACTCGGGAGCGTCGCGAGCATCTCCGTCGATGAACGGCGCGGACACCCACACGTCGGGGAACGCGGCCCCGTCGAGCACGGATGCCCACGCCACGGCGGCGCGACCCGCGGAGGAAGTGTCGCCCTCCGCGAGAGCCCTCCACGGAGCGGCACGAGCCCAGGAGCCAGACCCGCTGGCCTCCGCCCGTGAGCCGCGTACGGACGTGCCTTTGCCAGACTCCCTGTCCAGCACCGCTGCCCTCGGAGAGAGCGCCGAGCCCGAGCGAGGGCGCGTGCTCGTGGTGGATGACGACGCGCTGGTGAGCGGAGCCATCCGCCGCACGCTCTCGCGAGAGAACGACGTCGAGGTGCTCGTGAGCGCGAAGCAGGCGCTGGCGCAGTTGACCGCGCCGGAGCTGCGCTACGACGTGATTCTCTGCGACCTGATGATGCCGGAGATGACGGGCATGGACCTGTTCGACGCGCTCAAGCGTCAGGCCCCACGGGTCGCCGAGCGGGTGGTCTTCATCACCGGAGGCGCCTTCACGCCGTCCGCGCGCACCTTCCTGGACCAGGTGGAGAACCCGCGCGTGGAGAAGCCCTTCGACCCCGAGGCCCTGCGCAAGCTCATCCGCACCGAGGTCGCCCGCGTCCGCCGCGAGGCCTCCGAGCGGGCCGCGTAAAACAGTCGTTACGCAACGAAGTAACACCTGCAAGCGCCACCGGTGTTCAGGCAGCAACCTGTGCCTGAAGAGGACCGGATGAGCCGACTGTCGAGGGGGCTGTCGCTGGCGCTGTTCGTAGCAGTCACAGCATGTGGGGATGACGACGACGAGCATCGTCCGCCACTGGGAGGCGCGCTGGAGGGGAGCTGGGTGACGGAGGGCTACGGCTACACCCTGCGCTTCGACGGAGACGAGGTGGAGCTCTACGAGCTCACCACCGTGAGCTGCCTGTCCCTCTCCGACGGTGACGTGGAGGAGGACGGCAACGCGCCCGGGCTCGGGCTGCGCTTCACGCGAGACGGAGAGCGCCTCGTCATCGAGAACGGGCTGACGCTGCACATCACCGCACAGCACACGGAGCGCCCCGAGGTCTGCACCCGGGCGAAGCCGCCGAAGAAGGACCCCGAGGTGAACTTCGAGGTCTTCTGGCACACCTTCGCGGAGCAGTACGCCCTCTTCGGTCTCTACGGAGTCGACTGGCAGTCCCGCTACGACACCTTCCGCCCGAGAGTCACCGCCGCCACCACGGACGACGAACTCTTCACCGTCCTGTCCGAGATGCTCGAGCCGCTGAAGGACGGCCACATCCGCCTCGAAGCGGGCGAGCACGTCTTCCTCCCCAAGCCCGCGCCCGCGTGGCTCGCCACGCATCGCGAATCCGTGAAGGCCTACGTGCGAGCCCACTACCTCAGTGGCCCGGGCGTCACGCTGACGGCGCAGGAGCGCGTGGCGTACCAGTCGCTCGACGCGCACGTCGGCTACATCTTCCTCGCCGGCATGGCCGGCTTCACCGGAGACGGCACGGACGAAGCAGCGGACGTGGAGGCCGCGAGCCGCGCCATCGACGAGGCGCTCGCGACACTGGCGGACAAGGATGCCCTCATCATCGACCTGCGCTTCAACGGCGGAGGCTATGACGCCGCCTCACTCGCCATCGCGAGCCGCTTCACGGACCGGGAGCAGGTGGCCTTCACCAAGAAGGCCCGGGTGGGAGACGGCTACACGCCGTCCCGCGAGTTCCGCTTCGCTCCGGTGGGAGCGCGGCGCTTCACGAAGCCCGTCTACCTGCTCACGAGCAACCTCACGGCCAGCGCTGCGGAAATCTTCGTCATGGCCATGAGCGCGCTGCCACACGTCACCGTGGTGGGAGAGCGCACG comes from Pyxidicoccus parkwaysis and encodes:
- a CDS encoding S41 family peptidase; amino-acid sequence: MSRLSRGLSLALFVAVTACGDDDDEHRPPLGGALEGSWVTEGYGYTLRFDGDEVELYELTTVSCLSLSDGDVEEDGNAPGLGLRFTRDGERLVIENGLTLHITAQHTERPEVCTRAKPPKKDPEVNFEVFWHTFAEQYALFGLYGVDWQSRYDTFRPRVTAATTDDELFTVLSEMLEPLKDGHIRLEAGEHVFLPKPAPAWLATHRESVKAYVRAHYLSGPGVTLTAQERVAYQSLDAHVGYIFLAGMAGFTGDGTDEAADVEAASRAIDEALATLADKDALIIDLRFNGGGYDAASLAIASRFTDREQVAFTKKARVGDGYTPSREFRFAPVGARRFTKPVYLLTSNLTASAAEIFVMAMSALPHVTVVGERTDGAHSDVLSRQLPNGWSFGLSNELYTAPDGHVYEKVGLPPDVEVPLDAPALAEGTDRIFQEARRLASGG